The Apibacter raozihei genome contains a region encoding:
- the rpoN gene encoding RNA polymerase factor sigma-54, which yields MLKQDLRLKQLLKLSPQQIQLMKLVQLPTLAFEEAVKQEIEENPALEDNSHEDYYDSADPYETSSDYDDSNDNEIIDASDINIDEYLSDDEIPNYRTQSNNYSDDDEERELPFAQYESFHEHLSNQLHTFRLNEEESEIADFIIGNLDDDGYLRREIPSIVDDLAFTQGIYTDVNTVTHLLTGYIQKLDPTGVGARDLQECLLLQLKTRNKTEASELAYKIIDEMFDAFTKKHYNKIQQKFSISEEKLKEAVYEIERLNPKPGKAFTNNSKNTEQIIPDFTIKIVNGKLDLTLNGRNAPELKVSREYSEMLDTYKNTENKSREQKDAVMFVKQKLDSAKWFIDAVKQRQQTLYITMKSIMDYQKDYFLSGDEEQIKPMILKDIAEITGLDISTISRVANSKYVNTPYGTLLIKDLFSESLTNSDGDEVSTREIKTILQEVIENEDPKKPLTDDNLMKILNDKGYNIARRTIAKYRDQLNIPVARLRKKI from the coding sequence ATGCTAAAACAGGATTTAAGGCTCAAACAATTATTAAAACTTTCTCCCCAGCAGATTCAGCTAATGAAGTTAGTTCAGCTTCCTACGCTGGCTTTTGAGGAAGCAGTTAAACAGGAAATTGAAGAGAATCCTGCATTGGAAGACAACTCCCATGAAGATTATTATGATTCTGCTGATCCTTATGAAACTTCAAGTGACTACGATGATTCCAACGATAATGAAATCATAGATGCCTCTGATATTAATATTGATGAATATTTAAGTGATGACGAAATTCCTAACTATAGAACACAGTCTAATAATTATTCTGATGACGATGAAGAAAGAGAACTTCCTTTTGCGCAATATGAGTCGTTTCATGAACATTTAAGTAATCAGTTACATACTTTCCGACTTAATGAGGAAGAAAGCGAAATAGCCGATTTTATTATAGGAAATTTGGATGATGACGGATATCTTCGTCGAGAAATACCCTCTATAGTTGATGATTTAGCTTTTACTCAGGGAATTTATACAGACGTAAATACAGTGACTCACTTGCTCACTGGTTACATTCAAAAATTAGATCCCACCGGTGTAGGTGCAAGAGATTTGCAGGAATGCCTTTTACTCCAGCTAAAAACCAGAAATAAAACGGAAGCTTCTGAACTGGCTTATAAAATAATTGATGAAATGTTCGATGCTTTTACCAAAAAACATTATAACAAAATTCAACAAAAATTTTCCATATCCGAGGAAAAACTTAAAGAAGCTGTTTATGAAATTGAAAGATTAAATCCTAAGCCGGGTAAAGCATTTACTAATAATTCAAAAAATACGGAACAAATTATTCCGGATTTTACTATCAAAATTGTTAATGGTAAACTTGATCTTACTTTAAACGGAAGAAATGCTCCGGAGCTGAAAGTATCCAGAGAATATTCCGAAATGCTTGACACCTATAAAAATACGGAAAATAAATCTCGTGAACAGAAAGATGCTGTTATGTTTGTAAAACAAAAACTGGATTCTGCCAAGTGGTTTATAGATGCAGTTAAACAACGCCAGCAAACTCTTTACATCACAATGAAATCTATCATGGATTATCAAAAAGATTATTTTTTATCCGGCGATGAGGAACAAATTAAACCTATGATTCTAAAAGATATAGCTGAAATTACTGGCTTAGATATATCAACTATTTCCCGTGTAGCCAATAGTAAATATGTGAATACTCCTTACGGAACATTACTTATAAAAGATCTATTTTCAGAAAGCTTGACCAATTCAGATGGTGATGAAGTTTCAACCCGAGAAATTAAAACAATTCTTCAGGAAGTAATTGAAAATGAAGATCCAAAAAAACCTTTAACTGATGATAATTTAATGAAGATCTTAAATGATAAAGGTTACAATATTGCCCGCAGGACTATAGCCAAATACAGAGATCAATTAAACATACCTGTAGCCAGGCTACGTAAAAAAATTTAA
- the asnS gene encoding asparagine--tRNA ligase: MKVYSIKELLSKGKDALQEEVIINGWVRSFRSNQFIALNDGSGQNNVQIVIDYNNFDTDTLKQITTASSLRVEGIVAESKGAGQDIEVIAKTIKIYGYAHPDDVQETILQPKKHSLEKLREQAHLRFRTNTFAAVMRVRNALSFAIHQYFNTNGFCYINTPIITGSDAEGAGEMFTVTNFNLDNLPKNEKGHTDFTQDFFGKKTNLTVSGQLEGETAAMGLGKIYTFGPTFRAENSNTSRHLAEFWMVEPEMAFYDLEQNIDLAEDFLKYCIQYAVDHCKDDLEFLNKRFEEEQKQKPKEEKSEHNLLEKLDFVLSNKFVRLSYTEAIEILKKSKPNQKGKFKYPIEEWGADLQSEHERYLVEKHFKTPVVLFDYPSKIKAFYMRLNDDNKTVRAMDVLFPGIGEIIGGSQREERMDVLKMKMEELNIDEKELWWYLDTRKFGTVPHSGFGLGLERLVLFVTGMGNIRDVIAFPRTPNSAEF; this comes from the coding sequence ATGAAAGTGTATAGTATTAAAGAACTGTTGTCTAAAGGTAAAGATGCATTACAGGAAGAAGTTATAATAAACGGATGGGTACGATCTTTTCGTTCCAATCAATTTATTGCATTAAATGACGGATCCGGACAAAATAACGTTCAAATAGTTATAGATTATAATAATTTTGATACAGATACTTTAAAACAAATCACTACGGCTTCATCCCTACGAGTAGAAGGAATAGTTGCTGAAAGTAAGGGTGCCGGTCAGGATATAGAAGTTATTGCTAAAACTATAAAAATATACGGATATGCACATCCGGACGATGTTCAGGAAACTATATTACAACCTAAAAAGCACAGTCTTGAAAAATTAAGGGAACAAGCGCATTTACGATTCAGAACCAACACTTTTGCAGCTGTGATGAGGGTTAGAAATGCTTTAAGCTTTGCAATTCATCAGTATTTCAATACTAATGGATTTTGTTATATTAATACCCCTATTATTACTGGCTCTGATGCAGAAGGTGCGGGAGAAATGTTTACTGTTACAAATTTTAATCTGGATAACCTGCCAAAAAATGAAAAAGGTCATACAGATTTTACTCAGGATTTTTTCGGCAAAAAAACTAATCTTACCGTTTCCGGTCAGTTAGAAGGAGAGACTGCAGCTATGGGCCTTGGCAAAATTTATACATTCGGTCCTACTTTTCGTGCTGAAAATTCCAACACTTCAAGACACTTAGCCGAATTCTGGATGGTAGAACCTGAAATGGCATTCTATGATTTAGAGCAGAATATTGATTTAGCCGAAGACTTTTTAAAATATTGCATTCAATATGCAGTAGATCACTGCAAGGATGATTTGGAGTTTCTTAATAAACGTTTTGAGGAAGAGCAGAAACAAAAGCCTAAAGAAGAAAAATCTGAACATAATCTACTTGAAAAATTGGACTTTGTTCTATCCAATAAATTTGTAAGACTAAGCTACACCGAAGCTATTGAGATATTAAAAAAATCCAAACCTAATCAAAAAGGAAAATTTAAATACCCGATAGAGGAATGGGGTGCTGATTTACAGTCAGAACATGAAAGGTATTTAGTTGAAAAACATTTTAAAACTCCAGTAGTATTATTTGATTATCCTTCAAAAATTAAAGCATTCTATATGCGTTTAAACGATGATAATAAAACTGTTAGAGCTATGGATGTTCTTTTTCCTGGTATTGGGGAGATTATTGGCGGCTCTCAGAGAGAGGAACGGATGGATGTGCTTAAAATGAAAATGGAAGAATTGAATATTGATGAAAAAGAACTATGGTGGTATCTGGATACTCGTAAATTTGGAACAGTACCGCATTCTGGATTTGGATTAGGGCTTGAAAGATTAGTTTTATTTGTAACAGGAATGGGAAATATTCGTGACGTAATTGCTTTTCCGAGAACTCCCAACAGCGCAGAATTTTAA